tttgaaattcctgCATTCTAAGTAATGAAGAAacaaataattcaattgcattCTTTATATGCTGGGCTATTAAGCACACTTTTTTCATGTATGATCGTATTGAGCCCCCAGTTCTATGCTTTGTGTTGATGTTGAGCATGGTCATGCTAGGTCACTAAGAAGCTATTAGCAACACTCTTCTTTGCTGTTGCAAATATGGGAGTCATTTTTCattattctttaaaaaaaaagggaactaAATGTTCACTGCCTCCTGCCTATGAAAGGATTCTTGACCTAGCATCTAATTATTTGTGTTTATTATTATGTTGTAAATTCTATTATCCTGTCTAAAGTTTTCCTGTTGAAATGCTGAGAACCCTATGTACGAGTATCTTGCATCCATGATTTTATAGAATTTACAATTGTATGTATTAATGTGATCGGTGTGTTGTAAAGAACATGCACCTTATGCATTTacaattgtttgttgtgcttcaGATGCAGCTCAAACCATCGCAAACTCCAGCAGATAGAAGTTCTCGGCCCACTCGAAGAGCATCTCTTCCTTTGCCTACATTTGAAACCCCCCATCGACATCATATCAGTATTCTCCACCGCATGAATTCTCCTGATGTGTCTGTCAATGCGCCTAGAATAGATAGAATTGCTGAGTTCCCATTAGCGTCTTCTGAAGATCCCCTGTTCTCCTTCCATAAATTCTCATCAGCTCAAGGCTCCTGTTCTGTGAGCCCTCACTATGGTGACCGTACCATCACTAAGGATAAATGCACCGTCCAAATCTTCCGAACAGAAGCAGACAATGGGAGCGATTCATCAGACCGAAATCCAACAGCTGTGGATGTTTCAAGCCGGGGATCAACAGAATCAAGGCAGCGGAGGTTTGACACTTCATCATACCAGCAGCGGGCAGAGGCCTTGGAAGGATTGCTCGAGTTCAGTGCACAGTTGTTACAGCAGGAAAGATTTGAAGAGTTGGCAGTGCTCTTGAAGCCATTTGGTCCTGAAAAGGTCTCTCCAAGGGAAACAGCTATATGGCTGGCAAAGAGCTTCAAAGAAACAGCAATATAGTATAAGGACTTTTAGGCCTGCTGCCCGCTGCCTGGTGCTTAGAAACCGAAGTCAGATGCTCACCATACTGCATTGTTAACACAAGGTATCCTGGGAACTTTTCATCAGTTTTGTGATGTGAAGTAGCTGGATAGGCTCACAATGTAGCATGGGGTTGGTTGTTGATTTTCTTCAACATCATACTTGTAGCAGGTTGTGATGATTTTGTCTTTTTCTAGTGTCATCTCCCTCTTTTCCCATGTACAAAGATGATCTCCATTTAGTTGACCTTGGATAGAGAATTTACAGGTGCAGGTACTGGGAAGATCATCAGAACCACGATTGTTGAATCTGTTTTTTGCCGCACAAAAAACTCAAGTGAGTTGCTGATTGATAAATTTGGTCGAACTCATAGTCACCATCATCACTTTGCCAGGCCCCAATCCGGTTGGTTGTATATGGGTCCTATCTGCATTTGCAACCTAGTCTACctgaaaaagaaacaaattatTCAGACATTATGAATTCCCAAAACAGATGGGAGTGTGCTTGTGAATTTGTGCTTAGTAGGTGATTTGAACATCGCAGAAAGGTGATTTTAACATCTCAAGCTTCTAATGTCTAAAACCACATCCTGTTAAGGTGATTTCTGGGGCCATAGCCTGGTGAAGTACTGTTTTCTGTGGCCGGAGCATGCAGAATTGCTGGTATGTCAGTGCAGTTGTACACTAGCTTCTGATTCATGTGTAAGCATATAGACTGTCATCTGGAAGCAcaatgtattttgcttttatttctGGTTCCACTGCTACCATGCCTATAATTTAGAATCATCAATGCTTAGGATTTCATGTCACTGTTCTATGATGCTAATAGTAGGAAGTTGATGGAAGTTGGGATTTTGTATATTTTTTACATGTTTGTTGCAAAGTCACCAAATTGGTTTACTAATTGGCTAATTACTGTGGTTTAGGTGGTTATGCTGTGTTGTTTAACAGCTAGAAGGATGAAATCCAATCAGGGGCCACAGCAGAATAATGAAAACAGGTAGTGGGTAATTGGGCCATTTGGTTGTTGTTTTGTTGCGACATCTAACCGTGTGATGTTTTGCTTGTGACTGGGGGAATGAAGGGGAAGGACATTgttcaatcaagaaaaagaaaacttgtAGTTGCTTTGGCCAGCCAATTATACTGCTGGTCTTTTGCCCAGTTACGGGCTGCTTGGGAGGTGTTACAAGCTGCTGCCTTTTTGACTCAGGATCTATGAATATATTGTTAAAGCGTGATTCGATGTCTGTAATTTATCAGACTTTGGATCCATCATTTTGCACTTAGTGGGGATATCATGGGATCTAATGTATGTAACAGaggggtttttgtttttgttgctgCTCTGCAGCCAAATCTTGTAAGGGCAGACGGCTGTTGACCCATCTTCCAACAGTGATAAGGCTTGACCTCCATCCTTATCATAGGGTTAAAAATGAAACAAGCTGACTTTTGACAGCAAATTATTTGGCCATTTCCAACCTAATTATCAAATGGATATGTTATCAAATTATTTGCTCCACGGCATAGGATTCAGCAGGCGTACGACAGTAAAATCATACTGGGAACTATCAAAGCGAAGAAACATTTGCTTGATCAACTAATAATCTGCATCCTTAGGTCATTGTTAGGTTGCTGAGGAAAGTGAAGCCTCATTCTCTCCTACACCATTTTACAGGAGAAACTTCAGAATTAGGTCCACCCACCTTATGATTGAGCTTGATCATGCTGTAAGCAGCCGCAGGAGTTATATTACAATGCACCTAACCTTGGACCAGGTATTCAATTTAAGGAAAATTCCACCTGCAATTTTTTTGTTGTCGCATTCAAGGGACCTGCCAAACTAACCTACTCTTAGTGGAACAACTTGAAATCTATATCTGATCAAAATCTCCCATGTaatttgcttttgaaagaatgtgAGATCATTTTTCATCTGTGCACTTTTCTCATGTACAAATATGTTTTTCGCAAAAAAAAGAACATTGTAGTTATAACTTAACAGCATATATTTAGTCTTGGTGATGTTTTGGTATTACAATGCAATAATAAAATGAATTTCATATgcgaaatcaaaaaaatatcatcTATTAATTCATTTGTAGCTGCAGATATATAGCTTTAAATTATGGTCTggatatctgaaaatttttgatttaggatTATAAGAACATTAACCCGCGATTAATTCTTTCAATGCACATTATTGCTGACTCCTTGTTATTCTTGTAATCCTATTCCACTTTTGATGACTTTCCGACCGTTATTCCTGACTCCCTGTTATTCTTATAATCCTATTCCACTTTTGATGACTTCCCGACCGTTATACCTGACTCCTTGTTATTCCTATAATCCTATTCCACTTTTGATGACTTGCCGACCGTTATTCCTGTCTCCTTGTTATTCTTATAGTGCTCTTCCACTTTTGATGACATCCCGACCGGGGACTGCGAGAGCGAGCAAAGGAAGCTGGGGGTAGCAATGGCGTCCCCAACTCCGGTCCCGTTGCAGCGGGTCCCGATCACACGCTCGAAAGCCAACTCCCATGGCCACACCCCCTCTCTCGGGAAATATCCCATCGGCAACTCGTCCCCGCCGTTGCTATCTCTCCTCCAGCAATGCTCTTCCACTCGAGAACTCTCCCAAATCCACGCCCGACTCCTCAAATCCAATGCCGTCCAAGACCCTCTCTACCTCTCCAAGCTCCTCTCCTTCTACGCCTCCCTCGAGCCGGATGGCGACCCCTGCTGCTACGCTCTTCGCTTGTTCTCTTCGCTCTCGTATCGTGACTCTGCTCTATGGAATTCTTTGATTCACGGGTTTAGCCTCGGTTCGACGCCGGCACAATCCATACTGCTCTTTATTAGGTTGCTGGAAGAAGACCCGATTCTTCTGAATTCCCATTCCTTCCCCCCGGTTCTCAAGGCATGCGCGAGGATTAGGGCGGTCTCGGAGGGGACCCAGATCCATGGTTTTGCTACCAAGTGCGGAGCAGCGGCGGATCCCTATGTGCAGAGCTCGTTGGTTCGGATGTACTTTGGTTGCGGGAGATCTCGCGACGGGCAGCTCCTGTTTGATAAAATGCCAGAAAGGAGTGTTGTTGCGTGGAATTGTGTAATTGGGGGCTACGCAGAGTTGGGCTTGTGGGAAAAAGTGAAATCTCTGTTCGGGATGATGGTTTCGGAGTTTCGTTGTGTGCCCAATTCGATCACGTTGGTTAGGGTGATCACTGCATGCGCTCGGTCGGGGGACTTTGAATTGGGAAAGTGGGTTCATCAGTACATCAAGGAAAATGGGGTTCCTTTGTGTTTGAATTTGAGGAATGCACTGATGAATATGCACGCTAAATTTGGTGAGATGGGGGAGGCCAGGAGATTGTTTGATCAGATGCCAGAACACGATATCGTGTCATGGACTACATTGCTTAGTGGGTATGCTACCAAGGGACATTTGAGGCTAGCTCGCGAGCTTTTTGATAAGATACCTGATCGAAATGTTGTCGCATGGAATGCAATGATAGCTGGATATGTGCTAAATGGCTGCTTTGGAGAGGCGATTTTGCTTTACAAAGAAATGCTGGTAGGAACTCAACTTACTATTGGTTCATAGACAGCAGTAATTTAgaccttttctttcatttctaaTGTCAGAAACATTAAGATGTGGGGAAATGCATGATTGCAGTGCCCACCTTACACTTCTGTCAGTGGTTAAATTCAGGGTAGTCGAAGAAGTTTATTGTTTTAACAATAGGGGATAAACTGTTAAAGAAAACCTTTTAAGATTGCATGGCCATGTGCAATGAGGACCAGAGGAGGCCTTGAGGAGATGACCTTAATTTCTTGTCAAATAAGAGAGGTTTAAGAACACCGAGATAGAAAATGCGTGACATGAATGTGCTTAAAAATCTGCACTGTTTGAGCATTTTGCTCTTGGTGGTTACATATTTCTTAGGATTATTCCAAGAGTATACTCAAATGGCTGGATCGAGACTCATTGGTCATGTTTGTTATGTACTGCTAGAATCAAGATACTTGCCGCATACTAAAATCACATGTCCAAATTTCTACAGTGGAGTTAGTGCTTCACCGTGGGCAGTATAAATATCATTTATGATGTAACACTTATTTTTCTTACATAATAGTCTTTGATTATATCTATTTTTGTCCTATACTATCTTCAGAGTTGTGAAAGACAGTGCAACTTTCAAGTTGATAAACCAGTAACAActgttccaagcagcattcttAGTAGGGataacaaatcagatcttataAGTCAAGCAATCAAGTTTATTAAAGATTACTTATCACATTAATTTGACTGCCACAGGCTCTCAATGTGAAAATTGACAAAGCCACAATGATTAGCGTTCTATCTGCTTGTGCAAGGTCAGGATATCTACTCACTGGAAAAATGATTCATGGATACATCTATAAGGTTGGTATTGAAATGACTCTCGATTTGCTTCACTCTATTCTAGGCCTGTATTCAAGGTGTGGGAAGATGGACTTGGCTGAGTTTTTGTTCAGTAAAATGGATGTTAAGAATGAGATCTCCTGGACTTTAATCATGGTGGGATATGTGAATCatggagaaataaaagctgCACTTGAAATCTTCAATCAGATGCCCCACAAGGATTTAGCTGCATGGAATGCCTTGATAAGTACACTGGCCCAATGCAATTATTTCAGCGAAGCCTTGGACATCTTTGAACAGCTGCAGAGGATGAAGGTGAGTCCTAATTGTTTGACTTTGGTTAGCATATTGTCCGCTTGTGCCAGGGTTGGGGCTCTTGAACTAGGCAAATGGGTTCATGCTTACATAGAGAGGAACGACATTGAAATGGATGCCTACTTAAGTTCTTCACTTATCGATATGTATTCAAAGTGTGGACGCATTGATCTATCCCTTGAAGTGTTCAATAGAATGCCCACAAAGGATCTATTATCTTGGAGTGCCATGATTGGAGGGCTGGCCATACATGGCCACGGCGAGTTTGCTATAGAGTTCTTTAGACAGATGGAAGACTATGGAGTGCAACCAGATGCTGTTACCTTTGTTGGAGTTTTGAGCGCTTGTAGTCATGCAGGATTAGTAGAAGAAGGCCAGCATTATTTCGATATGATGACTAAAAAGTATGGCATCACTCCTACAACTGATCATTATAGTTGCATGGTGGATCTCTTTGGTCGCCGTGGTCTCTTGAGGGAGGCCAAGGAATTCATAGACAAAATGAACATTTCCTCAAATGGGGAGGCTATTTGGGGAGCTTTACTTGGTGCCTGCAAACTTCATGGAAATGTTGAACTGGCTGAGTATGCTACAAGTCATCTTATAGAGGAGGATCCAAACAATTCAGGAGCATATGTGCTGCTATCCAATGTATATGCTAGTGCTTACAAATGGGATGATGTTGGAAAGGTCAGGAATATaatgaagaagaaaggaatTGAAAAAGTTCCTGGTTGTAGCTCAATTGAAGTAAATGGTGAAATACATGAATTCCTTGCTGGGGATGCTTCTCATCCGCTGTCTAGAGAAATCTACATGACTTTAAATAGATTGGAGAAATTAATGGAAGCAACATGACATAACCTCAACTTGAGCATGAATAAAGAAGGAAATGGACCCAATATCATTTATTTATCGGACTACGATCGCAGACTATGGAATGATGATAAAAAGtggctaagttttgaattcacTCATTTGGCGCTGGGGGCAAGATTCCATCTCATTTATTTCTACTAGATTGGTTTATAAGTTGTGAAGCATGATTCTCCACAATGGACATAACAGTATTTGTTAATGGATGCTTTTGATACACTACAGGGAGACAATAATTCGCAGAAGTTTATCCTCTGCCATCAAATATGCTATTGTACATATTGAACATCTGTAATTAAATGCATACATTTTTAGAGCACCGATGTACAAAATTTTATGTCCCTTAAAGCTATTATTCCTACAAATGATGTAACCTTTGACATACAGATGCTTCTGGTCACTCAGAGACTAATTTAAAGAGGATGCATGGATGCTTTTGATACAGCATAGTTAGACATTAACTTATCCAAGTCTTTCCCGCCTATCAAATTTTATGTGTATATGCTCGCATACATATTGGACATCTTTAACTGAATTTGTATATTTTGAGTATTGATAAGCAAAAGTTTATGTACTTTTCTGCTATCTATTCCTCCGAACTATGTAACCTTTGGTATACACATTCTTCTTGTCACTCAAAGTAACTAATTCAAAGAGTGTCATTAGATGCTTTTGATACAGGATATGTAACTTTGTACCGATCGACACTTGTACAGGTGCTAGGAATTGAAAACAATGGAACAGTCACAAGGTGGCACTGGTGGGATGCTGAAACAAGCAGAAACAAAGGTTGTTAGATATATGGTCCATATGTGCTTTTATTTCCATATGCAGAACAAGCTTCTTGAGGTCATGGAGGCGGAGAAAAGAGGATTTGAGGGAGGAAGAgatggggggaggaggaggacggagaggagaggagggataAGGTGGCCATTTGGAGGGGAGTGAGTGGTGGATGGAGGTTTTTTCCTGCTTGTGCTGGAGGTTTTGGGGTTTGGGGTTTGAAGCAGGGTTTCTATGGAAGGTGGGATGCCTATCTGGAGGTTGGTGGGATTATTAGagtatatatatagatggtcATAAGCAATGGATAGTCTCAAATGGATGGTTGGTCATAATAAAATTTGTGTCTTTTTTACCGGTTTCAAGAGTCTAGTTGTATATCATCACAACCATTGGatgcccccttttttttttttttttgtctccatactatttatttatgtttttttattaatatcattctaaaaatttaaatttgtatgaatattttttaaaaaatttatatttatttttatatcagtataaaatactatttttacataaatattccTAATATAACACGgttaataaaaatcaaaaatattttaattaaaaataaaatagaattttaaaattattttttgtccTCTATTTCGatcgtcttataaatatttttttgcacatttatccattaaagatattttatttatttaatgtaaAATCGTTAATTTAATGGCGTTAGATTGTGTGGGTACATAtgtaaaaataaggataaaaaaataaaatagtaaaataagtattttttgaggatatatatgcaactataaattttgaaagaatatttatgcaaaattcgatagaTCACAGGatattcaaaaaatattatttatttatttttcgtactatgatttttatttatttatttattcattcctcGAACCAGGCCTTTAAAAACCTCCGCACTTCCTCGCGAATCAAGTACTGAAAGCAAGCCCGAGGGGATTTAGCGctgctctctctcgctctcgctcTCGCTCTCGCTCGCACGCATCGATCGCTCGCTACCTCCCCATGGCTTCGGTAGTTTCTGCTGCGATGCCACGAAGCCAGGTAACTATCAATCGAACCCTAGGTCTTTCTCCCCTTCCCACGCTTCCGATTCCGCGGATTCTTCTTACTTTCGGGACTTTTTCCCCGCTCCTAGGTGGATCTAGTCGATTTCGTGGACTGGAGCGGAGTCGAATGCCTCAATCAGAGCACGAGTCACTCGCTCGACAATGCCTTGAAACAggtgattgattgattgattgatcgGAGGCGGGAGCTCTCTTTCAGCCGTCGCTTTTAATTTGATTCCTTTTTGATGAAGTTTTTGCTGGAGCtagttattttttttggaatatGTGTCCTGCTTTGATTTTAGGGTTATAGGGATGATGATGGTTTGCATCTTGAGAGCGATGCAGATGAGCAGCTTTTAATTTATATTCCCTTCACTCAAGTGATCAAGCTGCATTCAGTAATTATCAAAGGGCCAGAAGAGGAAGGTACTGCTAGATTCTTGTGAAATTAAGATTTAAATTTGAATTAAGCCTGAATTTCGGAAATTTCAAATATATGCTAGTGCAAGAGAGGAGAAGACCATGGTGATGAGGTTTCGGtgattcttttttcttgttGCGTGGTTTCTTTGCCTGTTAATTCAGATCTGTACTACTCTAGTTTTAATGTTCCACTATTTTGAATTGGTGGTAGCACTACCTGGACTTTCTGTTATTGATATCTATCACAATTGCACCATTCTTTGCTTTTCTCTATGTAAAGATGGATTGCTATTAAAATGttgtcataattttttttacatttgCTTTATATTAGTACCTTCTTTGCTAAACATAGTTGAGTTATACTTATTGCATTATAAAAAGGATAAATTAGATAAAAGGAGCATACTAAAGTTTTCTAAAGCTAAACTTGGAATTAGAGGTAATCCGAAGAAACTTATCGAGGAGTTTGATGGGGAAGGGTGAAGatcaccttctttttttttataaaaccccTCGAGAGAAAAACTAGGAGAGCTATGCTAAACCTAATCTAGATGGGCGGACCTAAGTGCATAAGTACAAACTAACTAGAtaacaaaattaaaagaaaaggagagaaaggACTTCCCTGAATATGCTCTTGCCCCTGGCTGAACTCCTACAAGCATTGTTGGGCCCTCTGTGCCCTCAAAGACCATATAAAAAGTTTAATTTTTGGATACCTTAGTTAAGCAAACCACAATCTCTAGCAAGCATGCTTGTTGCAAGATAATTAATAAGCTCTTGCTGTGATTGCTTGATGGTTTTGGCCCTGCCTAAAGTGTATTTATAATGCTTAGGGAGGTTGTATATtcaatatgggactaaagaaaacattaaaaaatGAGTAAATTGTGGGAAAATTGTAAGGAGAAGAAACTTTAGGGGTTCAAGTCAAAGTAGGACGAGAATCCCTTCTAACGGCAGTTGACACCAAAAGCCAACTATGTTACCTAGCCATCAAAAGGGAATTAGGTGATACCAAATATGCTATCATAATGATCCGAGACCAGTTGAACTGTTGATGGCCATGACCTCTAGAGGATGAGGACCTTGACTGGCATTACCTCTTGAAAAATGCTAGTCAAGGAGGGGCAGCTATAGTCACCCTAGTTTTTCACAATGCTTGAAGAAGCATAGTAATCTGTGAATAATGGTACTCCGGGCATTATGACTCTAAAATGGGCCTTAACCATGACCATCACCATGATTTAAGGGGGGCTACAACCAATTCTACAAATCAACTGAGGTTAACCATTCTGCATCTGAAAGCCCAACTAATGGCTATTGCTCAGATCCTTCTAATGGCGTAGCTAGCACCATTAAATTTTTCTCCGATGATTAAGTATATGT
The sequence above is drawn from the Phoenix dactylifera cultivar Barhee BC4 unplaced genomic scaffold, palm_55x_up_171113_PBpolish2nd_filt_p 000007F, whole genome shotgun sequence genome and encodes:
- the LOC103704505 gene encoding PITH domain-containing protein At3g04780-like isoform X2, producing MASVVSAAMPRSQVDLVDFVDWSGVECLNQSTSHSLDNALKQGYRDDDGLHLESDADEQLLIYIPFTQVIKLHSVIIKGPEEEGPKTVKLFANKEHMGFSNANDYVPSDSIALSPENLKGTPVNLKYVKFQSVRRVDTTNMKDLKKIEEH
- the LOC103704504 gene encoding pentatricopeptide repeat-containing protein At3g22690-like, producing MASPTPVPLQRVPITRSKANSHGHTPSLGKYPIGNSSPPLLSLLQQCSSTRELSQIHARLLKSNAVQDPLYLSKLLSFYASLEPDGDPCCYALRLFSSLSYRDSALWNSLIHGFSLGSTPAQSILLFIRLLEEDPILLNSHSFPPVLKACARIRAVSEGTQIHGFATKCGAAADPYVQSSLVRMYFGCGRSRDGQLLFDKMPERSVVAWNCVIGGYAELGLWEKVKSLFGMMVSEFRCVPNSITLVRVITACARSGDFELGKWVHQYIKENGVPLCLNLRNALMNMHAKFGEMGEARRLFDQMPEHDIVSWTTLLSGYATKGHLRLARELFDKIPDRNVVAWNAMIAGYVLNGCFGEAILLYKEMLALNVKIDKATMISVLSACARSGYLLTGKMIHGYIYKVGIEMTLDLLHSILGLYSRCGKMDLAEFLFSKMDVKNEISWTLIMVGYVNHGEIKAALEIFNQMPHKDLAAWNALISTLAQCNYFSEALDIFEQLQRMKVSPNCLTLVSILSACARVGALELGKWVHAYIERNDIEMDAYLSSSLIDMYSKCGRIDLSLEVFNRMPTKDLLSWSAMIGGLAIHGHGEFAIEFFRQMEDYGVQPDAVTFVGVLSACSHAGLVEEGQHYFDMMTKKYGITPTTDHYSCMVDLFGRRGLLREAKEFIDKMNISSNGEAIWGALLGACKLHGNVELAEYATSHLIEEDPNNSGAYVLLSNVYASAYKWDDVGKVRNIMKKKGIEKVPGCSSIEVNGEIHEFLAGDASHPLSREIYMTLNRLEKLMEAT